A genomic segment from Ignisphaera cupida encodes:
- a CDS encoding ThuA domain-containing protein codes for MRKLFVFTFSADYRHSYIVTAIEVLTRLGEKTRLFDVYATEEMADFNRNFLRNFDGVMFLISGDVPFSDEQKELLIDFVTSGGGFVGVHNAAAALYSFARYGEMLGGYFHSHPWVQEALFIVEDQNHPSTRHLPRRFKAFEEIYLFKNWIGRNRTKVLISLDISSVDLSKAPKEIQDYPIAWCHRYGGGKVFYTAFGHLSSRWREEWFQKHVLGGIQWVLEKE; via the coding sequence ATGAGGAAATTATTTGTTTTTACGTTTTCAGCTGACTATAGACATAGCTATATTGTTACAGCTATAGAGGTTTTGACTAGGCTAGGTGAAAAAACTAGGTTGTTTGATGTTTATGCAACTGAGGAGATGGCGGATTTTAATAGAAATTTTCTAAGGAATTTTGATGGTGTTATGTTTTTAATTTCTGGTGATGTGCCTTTTTCAGATGAGCAAAAAGAGCTTCTAATTGATTTCGTTACGTCTGGAGGAGGCTTTGTTGGTGTTCACAATGCAGCTGCTGCACTATATTCCTTTGCTAGATATGGTGAAATGCTTGGTGGCTATTTCCATTCTCATCCATGGGTTCAAGAAGCTCTTTTCATTGTTGAGGATCAGAATCATCCATCAACAAGGCATTTGCCAAGGAGGTTCAAGGCATTTGAGGAAATTTACTTGTTTAAGAATTGGATAGGTAGAAATAGAACAAAGGTGTTGATAAGTCTTGACATATCATCTGTTGATCTGAGTAAAGCTCCTAAGGAAATTCAGGACTATCCCATTGCCTGGTGCCATAGGTATGGTGGTGGAAAAGTGTTTTATACTGCTTTTGGCCATTTATCGTCTAGGTGGAGAGAAGAATGGTTTCAAAAACATGTTTTAGGTGGAATTCAATGGGTTTTGGAAAAAGAGTAG
- a CDS encoding acylphosphatase: MAKAVMMHVYGDVQGVGFRARIKSIALAFGVFGYVRNLPDGSVEIHVEGDDDRVNAFVETIKSLREFDIWEVKIKETSIKNYNEFFIIP, encoded by the coding sequence ATGGCTAAAGCTGTGATGATGCATGTTTATGGTGATGTGCAAGGTGTGGGCTTTAGAGCTAGGATAAAGAGCATTGCACTTGCATTTGGGGTCTTTGGATATGTAAGGAATTTGCCTGATGGTAGTGTGGAAATACATGTTGAGGGAGATGATGATAGAGTTAATGCTTTCGTAGAGACTATAAAAAGTCTTAGAGAATTTGATATATGGGAGGTTAAGATAAAGGAGACAAGCATTAAAAACTACAATGAGTTTTTCATAATACCATGA
- a CDS encoding DUF1667 domain-containing protein — translation MNKIVEMVCIRCPASCTLRVTIKDNSIESVEGALCPRGIEFAKSEISNPVRYVMSVVKVRGGDMPTVSVITRDPVPKDCIWQVMKMLARIEVEAPVEVGDVIIRNVCGTDIIATRRVKKV, via the coding sequence ATGAATAAGATAGTGGAGATGGTTTGCATACGCTGTCCAGCTAGTTGCACATTGAGAGTAACCATAAAGGACAACTCGATTGAAAGTGTTGAAGGAGCTCTTTGTCCACGTGGAATCGAATTTGCAAAAAGCGAAATCTCAAATCCTGTAAGATATGTTATGAGTGTTGTTAAAGTAAGGGGAGGGGATATGCCAACAGTATCTGTCATTACTCGCGATCCTGTACCCAAAGACTGTATTTGGCAAGTAATGAAGATGCTGGCAAGAATTGAGGTTGAAGCACCTGTAGAGGTTGGTGATGTTATAATAAGGAATGTGTGTGGCACAGATATCATAGCTACGAGGAGAGTTAAGAAGGTTTAG
- a CDS encoding NAD(P)/FAD-dependent oxidoreductase, whose product MKFLKYDTVIIGGGPAGIAAAIKATELGLKPILVENRDLLGGIPLQCIHPGFGLHYFREDLTGTQFITRLLDKLESLKVEYLLRAHVHSIEYIDYDKKLVNVITPQGVMRIYAKTIIYATGARERHIFEIGVVGDRPDGIYTAGEAQTLMDIYGVLPGKEIVIIGSGDVGLIMARRFTLEGAKVKAVVEILPYPGGLMRNILQCLVDFNIPLLLQHTVVRIVGRKRVEKVVVAKVDENLRPIDGTEFEIPCDTVVVSAGLRPNIDLLEKLGVVVDPSTGGPVVNEYLETSIPGVFVAGNALVINDLVDYAVEQGEIAAEGAKVFVDNGGMPTKNWKYVKKGRNIRLVVPQMIGGERDVVIYARVAQPERNVFVEIPELNFRMFHFGVRPAEMIRFKIGRNILNKINENADKITIQVKPR is encoded by the coding sequence ATGAAGTTTCTAAAGTATGACACAGTTATTATAGGTGGAGGCCCCGCAGGTATTGCAGCAGCTATAAAGGCAACTGAATTAGGCTTAAAACCGATTTTAGTTGAGAATAGGGATCTACTTGGGGGAATACCACTTCAATGTATTCATCCAGGTTTTGGCTTACACTATTTTAGAGAGGATTTAACAGGTACGCAATTTATAACAAGGCTATTAGACAAGTTGGAGAGCTTAAAGGTTGAGTATTTGTTGAGAGCACATGTTCATAGCATTGAGTATATAGACTATGACAAGAAACTAGTAAATGTTATTACACCTCAAGGAGTAATGAGAATATATGCTAAAACAATAATATATGCAACTGGGGCTAGGGAAAGACACATTTTTGAAATAGGTGTTGTTGGGGATAGACCAGATGGGATATATACAGCAGGCGAGGCTCAAACGCTTATGGATATCTATGGTGTTTTACCAGGAAAGGAGATAGTGATTATAGGTTCTGGCGATGTTGGATTGATAATGGCTAGAAGATTTACGCTAGAGGGTGCTAAGGTAAAAGCAGTTGTAGAAATACTTCCATATCCAGGAGGGTTAATGAGAAATATACTGCAGTGTTTAGTTGATTTCAACATACCTTTGCTTTTGCAGCATACTGTTGTGAGAATTGTTGGGAGGAAGAGAGTTGAGAAAGTAGTTGTGGCGAAAGTAGATGAGAATTTGAGGCCTATAGATGGAACAGAATTTGAAATACCATGTGATACTGTTGTGGTATCTGCTGGTCTCAGACCCAATATCGATTTACTGGAGAAACTCGGGGTTGTCGTAGATCCTTCTACTGGAGGACCTGTTGTAAATGAGTATCTAGAGACTAGCATTCCTGGTGTATTTGTTGCTGGAAATGCTTTGGTGATAAACGATCTTGTTGATTATGCTGTTGAGCAAGGTGAAATTGCGGCAGAAGGAGCAAAGGTCTTTGTTGATAATGGTGGTATGCCTACAAAGAATTGGAAATATGTTAAGAAGGGTAGAAACATCAGGCTAGTTGTTCCACAAATGATTGGTGGAGAAAGAGATGTTGTAATATATGCTAGGGTAGCTCAACCAGAGAGAAATGTTTTTGTTGAAATACCTGAGCTAAACTTTAGAATGTTTCACTTTGGTGTAAGACCAGCTGAAATGATTAGATTCAAAATAGGAAGGAATATTCTTAACAAAATCAATGAAAATGCTGATAAAATTACAATACAGGTGAAGCCTAGATGA